A DNA window from Oscillospiraceae bacterium contains the following coding sequences:
- a CDS encoding flagellin, which yields MLSTNATATGLASRIKGNADKIDGYLASLGSALNRLNGDDGASSDATSARYNLTEAQTSLTTAEADLRTAKQDVASAGNGGTPLYFQVGANANQGITVSIDAVTSLELGIGDGNGSSTIDVLADSGTEITNQLDILDEALSYVTTQRSRLGAVQNRMEYTQSSLEISAENLTNAESRIRDVDMAKEMTNFTKMNILYQASTAMLAQANALPQGVLQMLG from the coding sequence ATGCTGAGCACGAACGCGACGGCAACCGGGCTTGCGTCAAGAATCAAAGGCAATGCCGACAAGATAGATGGTTATTTAGCCTCCCTTGGCAGCGCGCTTAATCGCCTGAACGGAGACGATGGAGCAAGCAGCGACGCCACAAGCGCAAGATACAATTTAACCGAGGCGCAGACATCTCTGACTACCGCCGAAGCAGATTTGAGAACCGCAAAGCAAGACGTAGCCTCAGCCGGTAACGGCGGGACTCCGCTGTACTTCCAAGTTGGCGCGAACGCCAATCAGGGAATCACGGTCTCTATAGACGCGGTGACCTCGCTTGAGCTGGGAATCGGCGACGGCAACGGAAGCTCGACCATAGATGTTTTGGCTGACAGCGGCACGGAAATCACAAATCAGCTCGACATTCTCGACGAAGCGCTCTCCTATGTCACGACGCAGCGCAGCCGCCTCGGCGCAGTCCAAAACCGTATGGAATACACCCAGTCCAGCCTCGAAATTTCGGCTGAGAACCTCACAAACGCCGAATCCCGCATCCGCGACGTGGATATGGCCAAGGAGATGACGAACTTCACGAAGATGAACATCCTCTATCAGGCCTCCACCGCAATGCTCGCGCAGGCGAACGCGCTCCCGCAGGGCGTCCTGCAAATGCTCGGCTAA